One Thermicanus aegyptius DSM 12793 DNA segment encodes these proteins:
- a CDS encoding DUF6063 family protein, whose translation MIENEQVQQAAALFFSLLKRKVIPLDDPIVQSYFREEGVRDALRILANESGTELLQTQDRLHLVARPQGSVFATSFTHMKNRYGELETKKYFYLQNVIMLVFLAEIDVENGHRLRWENQGISYYQLERQVDLTLKRWREKEEESEGWFSRDWGVAVSEMADLWAALSTQDETGENPASLTRRTRLGNIALAMRVLRDENLVYIAEDILRVTPRPELYERLEGIYHRQDRYLELRNLIRRSLSEEGLL comes from the coding sequence TTGATTGAAAACGAACAGGTGCAACAAGCCGCGGCCCTTTTCTTCTCGCTGCTTAAACGAAAGGTGATCCCGTTAGACGATCCCATCGTCCAATCGTATTTTCGTGAAGAGGGGGTTCGGGATGCGCTGCGCATTCTCGCCAACGAGTCGGGAACGGAGCTCTTGCAGACCCAGGATCGATTACATCTGGTGGCAAGGCCGCAGGGTTCCGTCTTTGCCACCTCGTTTACGCATATGAAGAATCGGTATGGGGAGTTGGAGACGAAGAAGTATTTCTACCTGCAAAATGTGATCATGCTCGTTTTTTTGGCGGAAATCGATGTGGAGAACGGTCATCGCCTTCGCTGGGAGAATCAGGGGATCTCCTATTACCAATTGGAACGGCAGGTGGATTTGACGCTGAAACGCTGGCGGGAGAAAGAAGAGGAGTCGGAGGGTTGGTTTAGCCGCGATTGGGGGGTAGCCGTATCGGAAATGGCCGATCTCTGGGCTGCCCTCTCTACCCAGGATGAGACGGGCGAAAACCCTGCTTCCCTCACCCGCCGAACCCGCCTGGGGAATATCGCGTTGGCGATGCGGGTATTACGGGATGAGAACCTGGTCTATATCGCCGAGGATATCTTAAGGGTTACGCCTCGTCCCGAATTATACGAACGTTTGGAAGGAATTTATCACCGTCAGGACCGTTATCTGGAATTGCGGAATCTGATTCGTCGAAGCCTATCGGAGGAGGGGTTATTGTAG
- the trpE gene encoding anthranilate synthase component I: MSFPHSAPSLPNPLYIKPLRYTFLADSLTPIRLYHAYRGEGTLLLESVEGGEKWARYSFIALHPFAFYRYREGKGELQVLKEQYILETEDPLFLLRRFYEQVHFLATPGLPRFPGGGIGYFGFELLHHYEKVPRKGKGDLIRLLFPQDLIVFDHKTQSITLIHHLLSPTQEFSRVEEEKGEAYLRQMADEILDSRDRVPTLGEFPLQGRQISYRSNTSREEYLEMVETARRYIRAGDIFQVVLSHRLTVETEADPLSVYRLLRILNPSSYLYLLDFGDEVYVGSSPELLLRVEEGRMETRPIAGTRPRGKDPLEDRRLEEELLADEKENAEHVMLVDLGRNDLGRVAEAGSVHVPQFRIIERYSHVMHIVSQVSGRLKRGLTPLDALLSVFPAGTVSGAPKIRALEIIGELEREGRGTYAGAIGYLGWTGNLDTCIAIRTIRFQGKTAEIQAGAGIVYDSVPEREYEESMNKAKALLEAIAMAEEMKRRRDVYPVK, from the coding sequence ATGTCGTTCCCCCATTCAGCCCCAAGTCTCCCCAATCCCCTGTATATTAAACCCCTACGTTACACCTTTCTGGCCGATTCTCTCACTCCGATCCGCCTCTATCACGCCTACCGGGGGGAGGGTACTCTTCTCTTGGAAAGCGTGGAAGGGGGAGAGAAGTGGGCCCGCTATTCCTTTATCGCCCTTCATCCCTTTGCCTTCTACCGCTATCGGGAGGGCAAAGGGGAGTTACAGGTTCTTAAGGAACAATACATCCTGGAGACGGAGGATCCCCTCTTCTTGTTGCGCCGATTTTATGAACAGGTTCATTTCCTGGCGACGCCGGGTCTTCCCCGTTTCCCTGGCGGCGGCATCGGCTATTTTGGTTTTGAACTTCTGCATCATTATGAAAAAGTGCCCCGCAAAGGGAAAGGGGATCTGATCCGCCTCCTCTTCCCCCAGGACTTGATCGTCTTCGATCACAAGACCCAATCGATTACCCTGATCCATCATCTTCTCTCCCCTACCCAGGAATTTTCCCGGGTAGAGGAGGAAAAGGGAGAGGCATATCTCAGGCAGATGGCCGACGAGATTTTGGACAGCAGGGATCGGGTTCCCACCTTGGGGGAATTTCCCTTGCAAGGGCGCCAAATCTCATATCGATCCAACACCTCCCGGGAGGAGTACCTGGAGATGGTGGAAACGGCACGTCGGTACATCCGGGCCGGAGATATTTTCCAGGTGGTGCTTTCTCATCGGCTGACGGTGGAGACGGAGGCGGATCCCCTTTCCGTCTACCGCCTTTTACGGATTTTAAATCCATCATCCTATCTCTACCTCCTCGATTTTGGCGACGAGGTTTATGTGGGCAGCTCCCCCGAGCTTCTGTTACGGGTGGAGGAGGGAAGGATGGAGACGAGACCCATCGCCGGAACGAGGCCGAGGGGAAAGGATCCTCTGGAAGATCGGCGGCTGGAGGAAGAACTTCTCGCCGACGAGAAGGAGAATGCGGAACATGTGATGCTGGTCGATCTGGGGAGAAACGACCTGGGGCGGGTGGCGGAGGCCGGCTCCGTCCATGTTCCCCAATTTCGCATCATCGAGCGTTATTCCCACGTGATGCACATCGTTTCCCAGGTAAGCGGCCGATTGAAAAGGGGACTTACCCCCTTGGATGCACTCCTCTCCGTCTTTCCTGCCGGGACCGTGTCCGGGGCGCCAAAGATTCGTGCCCTGGAGATCATCGGTGAATTGGAGCGGGAGGGGCGGGGGACTTACGCCGGAGCGATCGGGTACCTGGGCTGGACCGGAAATCTCGACACCTGCATCGCCATCCGTACCATCCGTTTCCAGGGGAAAACGGCGGAGATTCAGGCCGGTGCAGGGATTGTCTACGATTCCGTACCCGAGAGGGAATATGAGGAAAGCATGAATAAGGCGAAGGCGTTGTTGGAAGCCATCGCGATGGCGGAAGAGATGAAGCGGAGAAGAGATGTTTATCCGGTGAAATAA
- the trpD gene encoding anthranilate phosphoribosyltransferase: MLTQVLKKVVEGENLTRQEAKEAMDQIMGGEATPAQIGSLLTALKMKGETVEEILGFAQSMREHAVKIEADEKAIDTAGTGGDGAKTFNVSTAAAIVAAAGGAKVVKHGNRALSSRSGSADVLEELGIPIGLGPEEAKEMLEETNLCFLFAPVYHQAMKHAAGPRKEIGFRTLMNLLGPLTNPAGVKRQIIGVFDPSYARRLARVLRELGSEHVLILSSHDGLDEISVSALTRVVELKGGELYEFEISPEELGLTLYPAGSYSTGSAKENAETMIEIFRGKENADGEIVLANAGAALYVAGLASSIREGVERSREIIQSGLAMEQLRRLQNAGKKRLFA, from the coding sequence ATGCTGACCCAAGTGTTAAAGAAAGTGGTAGAAGGAGAAAACTTGACCCGACAGGAAGCGAAGGAGGCCATGGATCAGATTATGGGAGGTGAAGCCACTCCTGCCCAGATCGGCAGCCTCCTTACGGCATTGAAGATGAAAGGGGAGACGGTGGAGGAGATCCTGGGATTTGCCCAATCGATGCGGGAGCATGCGGTGAAGATCGAAGCGGACGAGAAGGCGATCGATACGGCGGGGACGGGGGGGGACGGGGCCAAAACCTTTAACGTCTCGACGGCGGCTGCCATCGTGGCCGCTGCGGGAGGGGCTAAGGTGGTAAAGCATGGGAACCGCGCCCTTTCCAGCCGCTCCGGGAGTGCCGATGTTTTGGAGGAGCTGGGCATTCCTATCGGACTTGGTCCGGAAGAGGCGAAAGAAATGCTGGAGGAGACCAATCTTTGTTTTCTCTTTGCTCCGGTCTATCACCAGGCGATGAAACATGCGGCAGGCCCCCGGAAGGAGATCGGGTTCCGCACCCTGATGAATCTCCTCGGTCCTCTCACCAATCCCGCGGGGGTGAAGCGGCAGATCATCGGCGTCTTTGACCCCTCCTATGCCCGGCGGTTGGCGAGAGTTCTACGCGAACTGGGGAGTGAGCATGTTCTCATTCTCTCCTCCCATGACGGGTTGGATGAGATCTCTGTCTCCGCCCTAACCCGTGTGGTGGAATTAAAGGGAGGGGAATTGTACGAATTTGAAATCTCTCCGGAGGAGCTGGGGCTTACCCTTTATCCGGCCGGCAGTTATTCCACCGGGAGCGCTAAGGAGAATGCGGAGACCATGATCGAGATTTTCCGGGGAAAGGAGAACGCCGACGGTGAGATCGTCTTGGCCAACGCCGGCGCCGCCCTCTATGTGGCGGGCCTTGCTTCTTCCATACGGGAGGGTGTGGAACGCTCCCGGGAGATCATTCAAAGCGGTCTTGCCATGGAACAGCTCAGGCGTTTGCAAAATGCGGGAAAAAAGAGGCTTTTTGCTTAG
- the trpC gene encoding indole-3-glycerol phosphate synthase TrpC, whose translation MLDQILAVKRKEAEALREKSRMWKKEIEIRRGAVTPAQVKELRSLKEAILHSTNRIGLIAEVKKASPSKGLIRPDFDVEEIASEYREAGVDALSVLTDISFFQGDPAYLPLAREVSGKPVLRKDFLIDEAQLFESVMLGADAILLIVAALSPEKLSALRHLARELGLEVLIEVHDERELELALPLEPDLLGVNNRNLKSFVTNLETTRRLAPLVPEEVVLISESGISTPEDVEELKEMGVDGILVGEHFMRQKRIGEAVRNLVGA comes from the coding sequence TTGCTGGATCAAATCTTGGCGGTAAAGAGAAAAGAGGCGGAAGCGTTACGGGAGAAATCCCGCATGTGGAAGAAAGAGATTGAAATTCGACGAGGGGCAGTCACACCTGCCCAAGTTAAGGAGCTTCGCTCCCTAAAGGAGGCCATCCTTCATTCAACTAATCGAATCGGTCTCATCGCCGAGGTGAAGAAGGCGAGTCCCTCGAAAGGGCTGATCCGTCCGGACTTCGATGTGGAGGAGATCGCCTCCGAATACCGGGAGGCCGGGGTGGATGCTCTTTCCGTCCTGACCGACATTTCCTTCTTTCAGGGGGATCCTGCCTACCTCCCCCTGGCCCGGGAGGTATCGGGCAAGCCTGTCCTGCGAAAAGATTTCCTCATCGATGAAGCGCAGCTGTTTGAGTCGGTGATGCTCGGCGCCGATGCGATCCTGCTCATCGTGGCTGCCCTTTCCCCGGAGAAGCTTTCCGCATTAAGGCACCTTGCCCGGGAATTGGGGCTGGAAGTCTTGATTGAGGTCCACGATGAGAGGGAACTGGAATTGGCTCTTCCCTTAGAACCTGATCTTTTAGGCGTAAATAACCGGAATCTGAAGAGCTTCGTCACCAACCTGGAGACCACCAGGAGGCTAGCCCCCCTTGTCCCGGAAGAGGTCGTGTTGATTAGCGAAAGCGGCATCTCTACTCCGGAAGATGTAGAGGAATTAAAGGAGATGGGAGTGGACGGCATTCTGGTCGGGGAACATTTCATGCGGCAAAAGAGGATCGGGGAGGCGGTTCGAAACTTGGTGGGCGCGTAG
- a CDS encoding phosphoribosylanthranilate isomerase, translating to MTTLKICGMTDPMLLREAAQLSIDYFGFVFAPGSRRKVTPEQFARFDLSHVRGSVAVFVRPTLEEIAAAHAANRIDLIQLHGGEERGFIEAVKERFSLPVIRGVPGNREGLQSLKGEVPFYDILLVDTAGKKGFGGQGIPFDWSLIPFFRELLRPYGIPLWVAGGITPENVDRLLEAYEPDGIDVSSGVEIDGKKNLSLIQKLVKRVKG from the coding sequence GTGACCACCCTTAAAATTTGCGGTATGACCGATCCGATGCTCCTCAGGGAGGCAGCCCAACTCTCCATCGACTATTTCGGATTCGTCTTTGCACCGGGAAGCCGGAGAAAGGTTACCCCGGAGCAGTTTGCCCGTTTCGATCTAAGCCATGTGAGAGGAAGTGTGGCGGTCTTCGTCCGTCCTACCCTTGAGGAGATCGCCGCGGCGCATGCGGCCAACCGGATCGACCTGATCCAGCTTCACGGCGGAGAGGAGAGGGGCTTCATCGAGGCGGTGAAGGAGCGCTTCTCCCTCCCTGTCATCCGAGGAGTGCCGGGCAATCGGGAAGGGCTCCAATCCTTAAAAGGAGAAGTTCCCTTCTATGACATCCTCCTCGTCGATACGGCGGGGAAAAAGGGATTTGGAGGGCAGGGGATCCCTTTTGACTGGAGTCTCATCCCCTTCTTTCGGGAGCTTCTCCGCCCCTACGGGATTCCCCTCTGGGTGGCGGGCGGTATCACCCCGGAGAATGTGGATCGCCTCCTGGAGGCGTATGAACCGGATGGGATCGACGTTTCCAGCGGTGTTGAGATAGATGGAAAGAAAAACCTTTCGTTAATCCAAAAATTGGTGAAGAGGGTGAAAGGATGA
- the trpB gene encoding tryptophan synthase subunit beta, with product MIGSFPDTKGRFGSFGGKFVPETLMYALEELEEAYARFSQEEDFRQELKDLLADYDGRPTPLYYAERLTRHLGGAPIYLKREDLNHTGAHKINNALGQGLLAKRMGKKKLVAETGAGQHGVAAATVAALLGLECKVFMGVEDMKRQRLNVFRMRLLGAEVVPADSGTRTLKDATNEAIRYWVAHVEDTFYMIGSVVGPHPYPRMVRDFQRVIGDEAKAQMVKQTGGLPHTIVAAVGGGSNAMGIFYPFLDDPVRLIGVEAAGKGIETGQHAATLSQGKKGVIHGSYTYLLQDEEGQILPAHSISAGLDYPGVGPEHAYLMESGRAQYVSVTDEEALEAVQLLTRLEGILPALESAHAVAHAMKIVRETEGPILINLSGRGDKDMETLINHFSLGDIEDEQKETKQKGGTKV from the coding sequence ATGATTGGAAGTTTCCCGGATACAAAAGGAAGATTCGGTTCCTTTGGAGGAAAATTCGTCCCCGAGACGTTAATGTATGCGTTGGAGGAGCTGGAGGAAGCCTATGCCCGCTTCTCCCAGGAGGAGGATTTCCGGCAGGAACTAAAGGATCTTCTCGCCGATTATGATGGGAGACCCACTCCCCTCTATTATGCGGAACGTTTAACCCGCCATTTGGGAGGGGCTCCCATTTACCTAAAGCGGGAAGATCTGAACCATACCGGCGCCCACAAGATTAATAATGCATTGGGCCAAGGACTTCTCGCCAAACGGATGGGAAAAAAGAAATTGGTTGCCGAGACGGGAGCAGGCCAGCACGGTGTGGCCGCTGCTACGGTGGCCGCCCTCCTGGGCCTCGAGTGTAAAGTATTCATGGGCGTAGAAGACATGAAGCGACAGCGTTTAAACGTCTTTCGCATGCGCCTCCTGGGAGCGGAGGTCGTCCCTGCCGATAGCGGAACCCGCACCTTAAAAGATGCCACCAATGAGGCGATCCGTTATTGGGTCGCCCATGTAGAGGATACCTTCTACATGATCGGATCCGTGGTTGGACCTCATCCCTATCCTCGGATGGTGAGAGATTTCCAGCGGGTCATCGGGGATGAGGCGAAGGCGCAAATGGTAAAGCAGACCGGTGGGCTCCCCCATACGATTGTTGCGGCGGTCGGGGGCGGCAGCAACGCCATGGGAATCTTTTACCCCTTCCTCGATGACCCGGTCCGCCTGATCGGGGTGGAGGCGGCAGGGAAGGGGATTGAAACCGGACAACATGCCGCTACCCTTTCCCAAGGGAAAAAAGGGGTGATCCATGGCTCCTACACCTACCTGCTCCAGGACGAGGAAGGGCAGATCCTCCCGGCCCACTCCATCTCCGCAGGTTTGGATTATCCGGGAGTGGGTCCGGAACATGCTTATCTGATGGAGAGCGGGAGGGCTCAATACGTATCGGTCACCGATGAGGAAGCCCTGGAAGCCGTGCAACTCCTCACCCGTTTGGAAGGGATTTTGCCCGCCCTGGAGAGCGCCCATGCCGTCGCTCATGCCATGAAGATTGTCCGGGAGACGGAAGGCCCGATCCTCATCAACCTCTCCGGTCGGGGGGATAAAGATATGGAGACCCTTATCAACCATTTTTCCTTAGGAGATATAGAGGACGAACAGAAAGAAACAAAGCAAAAGGGAGGGACAAAGGTATGA
- the trpA gene encoding tryptophan synthase subunit alpha, with protein sequence MTARLMAAFQKRKEKGDRPLFIPFLMAGDPSEKETLIYMKELAQEGADVIELGIPYSDPLADGPVIQMAAAKALAAGMKMEKVFDLIRTAREERVNLPIVLLTYINPVLQYGVERFFTHLASAGGDGVILPDLPYEESEQVLNVSRNLGIPLIPLVAPTSKERLAKILSKREGFIYAVSSLGVTGARDHFSDNLLPFLQEIRSHSNLPVCVGFGLSKREQVEELSPYCDGVIVGSALIRHLHEGKGIKEFCEAFLPSGRVSSR encoded by the coding sequence ATGACGGCAAGGTTGATGGCAGCTTTTCAGAAAAGAAAAGAGAAGGGAGACCGTCCCCTCTTCATCCCCTTTCTGATGGCAGGAGATCCCTCTGAAAAGGAGACCCTCATCTACATGAAGGAACTGGCTCAGGAAGGAGCCGATGTGATCGAGTTAGGCATTCCCTACTCGGACCCCTTGGCCGATGGTCCGGTCATCCAGATGGCCGCTGCCAAGGCATTGGCCGCCGGAATGAAGATGGAGAAGGTCTTCGATTTGATCCGGACAGCTCGAGAGGAACGCGTTAATCTCCCCATCGTCCTCCTCACCTATATCAATCCGGTCCTTCAGTATGGAGTGGAACGATTCTTTACCCATCTGGCAAGTGCAGGGGGGGATGGGGTGATCCTCCCGGACCTCCCCTATGAGGAAAGCGAACAGGTGCTGAACGTAAGCCGCAATCTGGGCATTCCCCTGATCCCTCTGGTCGCCCCCACGTCGAAGGAGCGTCTGGCCAAAATTCTCTCGAAGCGGGAGGGTTTTATCTACGCCGTCTCCTCTCTCGGGGTTACGGGAGCGCGGGATCATTTTTCCGATAATCTCCTTCCCTTTCTCCAGGAGATTCGATCCCACTCCAACCTTCCGGTCTGCGTTGGGTTTGGCCTGAGCAAGAGGGAGCAGGTGGAAGAACTATCCCCTTATTGTGATGGGGTGATTGTGGGTTCCGCCCTCATCCGACATCTCCATGAGGGGAAAGGAATTAAAGAGTTTTGTGAGGCGTTCCTTCCTTCCGGAAGGGTATCTTCCCGTTAA
- the hisC gene encoding histidinol-phosphate transaminase → MSREKESLRNVPIYKPGKPVEEVMREYGLTSVIKLASNENPWGTSPKVKEAIRNVLDQIHFYPDGRAYRLRVQLSRHLKVKEEELLFGTGLDEVIQMIAITFLERGKNAVMGTPSFAMYQISTMIAGGEVRQVPNREGRLDPEGMLGQIDENTAVVWMCNPNNPTGTYVGEKEMTAFLAQVPPHVLVVMDEAYYEYVAAPDYPDTLALLPKYPNLILLRTFSKAYGLAGLRVGYAVAQEPLIRAMEHVRKPFNLSLLAQEAAIAALEDQEFVKEAVANTRRELPYVYGELDRLGLHYYPTETNFIYVEFPFSGEELYEKLLPAGVIVRPMGGNAVRITIGTHEQNQILFREIERILQNR, encoded by the coding sequence ATGAGTAGAGAAAAAGAGAGTTTGCGCAATGTACCGATTTATAAACCGGGGAAACCTGTTGAAGAAGTGATGCGTGAATATGGACTTACCTCCGTCATTAAGCTGGCCTCCAATGAAAATCCCTGGGGCACCTCTCCCAAGGTGAAAGAGGCGATCCGAAACGTCCTGGATCAGATCCATTTTTATCCCGACGGCAGGGCCTACCGCCTGAGGGTTCAGCTCTCCCGCCATCTGAAGGTAAAGGAGGAAGAACTCCTTTTCGGAACGGGGCTCGATGAAGTGATTCAGATGATCGCCATCACATTCCTCGAGAGGGGAAAGAATGCGGTGATGGGAACGCCCTCTTTTGCCATGTATCAGATCAGCACCATGATCGCAGGGGGGGAGGTGCGGCAGGTGCCGAACCGGGAGGGGAGGCTTGATCCGGAGGGAATGCTGGGACAGATCGATGAGAATACGGCGGTGGTCTGGATGTGCAATCCGAACAATCCTACCGGAACCTATGTGGGGGAGAAGGAGATGACCGCTTTCTTGGCCCAGGTCCCTCCCCATGTGTTGGTCGTCATGGATGAAGCGTATTACGAATATGTCGCAGCTCCCGATTATCCCGATACCTTAGCCCTCCTGCCTAAATATCCCAACCTCATTTTGCTTCGCACCTTCTCCAAGGCATATGGGCTCGCGGGTCTTAGGGTCGGCTACGCCGTGGCCCAGGAGCCCCTCATCCGGGCGATGGAACATGTGCGGAAGCCCTTTAATCTCTCCCTGCTCGCCCAGGAAGCCGCCATCGCCGCTCTGGAAGATCAGGAGTTTGTGAAGGAGGCGGTAGCGAATACCCGGAGGGAACTTCCCTACGTTTACGGGGAACTGGATCGACTGGGACTTCATTACTATCCTACCGAGACCAATTTCATCTATGTGGAATTCCCCTTCTCCGGTGAGGAACTTTATGAGAAGCTCCTCCCCGCCGGGGTGATCGTGCGCCCCATGGGAGGGAATGCGGTGCGGATCACCATCGGCACCCATGAACAGAATCAAATCCTCTTCCGGGAGATAGAAAGGATCTTGCAGAACCGATGA
- a CDS encoding prephenate dehydrogenase, which translates to MKKISVIGLGLIGGSLAVCLKKNPEAEVWGYDREERRLTKGLELGIIDRAAASLEEAVEGADLVVLATPIATIQELLKTLSGYSLKPGMIITDVGSTKSSIVSLASEVLSRHEVTFIGGHPMAGSHKSGVEAANPLLFENAFYVLSPTEKTPEEKVKELEELLAPTRAQFIYLDPKLHDQVVGMISHFPHLVAGLLVNQVERLHGENPWYHRLAAGGFKDITRIASSNPDLWRDVTLDNRENLLRIIDSWNRDMEVLKESLIQEDGERIRAFFERAALFRNGLPERNAGALRPLNDLYLDIPDRPGEIGKITTLIGEMGINLINIEILELREDIMGVLRLSFRNGADRDRVRDRLAKLGYTLYQRE; encoded by the coding sequence ATGAAGAAAATTAGCGTGATCGGATTAGGATTGATCGGAGGATCCCTTGCCGTCTGCCTGAAGAAAAATCCGGAGGCGGAGGTATGGGGTTACGATCGAGAGGAACGGCGTCTAACGAAGGGATTGGAGCTTGGCATCATCGATCGGGCGGCCGCTTCCCTAGAGGAGGCCGTGGAAGGGGCCGACTTGGTTGTCCTGGCCACTCCCATCGCCACCATACAGGAACTGCTCAAAACCCTAAGCGGTTATTCCTTAAAACCAGGCATGATCATCACCGATGTGGGCAGCACGAAATCTTCCATCGTCTCCCTGGCGTCGGAAGTATTAAGCCGTCATGAGGTCACCTTTATTGGCGGCCATCCCATGGCCGGTTCCCATAAGTCGGGGGTGGAGGCGGCCAATCCCCTCCTTTTTGAGAACGCGTTCTACGTCCTAAGTCCTACGGAAAAGACGCCGGAGGAGAAGGTGAAGGAGTTGGAAGAACTTCTTGCCCCCACCCGGGCCCAGTTTATCTATTTGGACCCTAAGCTCCATGACCAGGTGGTGGGGATGATCAGCCACTTTCCCCATCTGGTGGCGGGACTATTGGTGAATCAAGTGGAGCGGCTCCATGGGGAAAACCCGTGGTATCATCGACTTGCGGCGGGCGGTTTTAAGGACATTACCCGGATCGCCTCTTCCAATCCCGATCTCTGGCGAGATGTCACCCTGGATAACCGGGAGAATCTCCTGCGCATCATCGACTCCTGGAACCGGGATATGGAGGTGCTGAAAGAATCCCTCATTCAGGAGGATGGGGAGAGGATTAGAGCCTTCTTTGAACGGGCCGCCCTTTTTCGGAACGGCCTGCCGGAGCGGAATGCAGGAGCCCTCCGCCCCTTAAACGATCTCTACTTGGATATTCCTGATCGTCCCGGCGAGATCGGGAAGATTACCACCCTGATCGGGGAGATGGGGATTAACCTAATTAATATTGAAATCCTGGAGCTTCGGGAGGATATCATGGGGGTGCTCCGTCTCTCCTTCCGAAATGGTGCGGATCGGGATCGGGTAAGGGATCGCCTGGCGAAGCTGGGCTATACCCTCTATCAAAGAGAGTAG
- a CDS encoding 3-phosphoshikimate 1-carboxyvinyltransferase: protein MGQKRVIDSKKHLQGSLRVPGDKSISHRAVMLGSIAEGESRIRGFLRGGDTLSTLSVFRQLGVEAEDRGEEIILHGRGISGLKEPTHVLNVGNSGTTIRLTMGILAGQPFYSVLDGDDSIARRPMRRVVDPLRRMGAEIYGRLGGERTPIAIQGRPLHSLHYTLPMASAQVKSALILAALTAEGESEIVEKVPTRDHTERMLRFFGGEIRTEPLSPANASSDEGQLHPFSTDSGFEEGGRRIYVPGGISLKGREITVPGDISSAAFFLVLGTIHPDAELLVEGVGVNPTRTGILDVLQTMGAKIEMKNRRVEGGEPVADLLVRSASLKGTSIGGAMIPRLIDEIPVLAVAATQAEGTTVIRDAEELKVKESDRITAMVTELKKLGAKIEATSDGMVIEGPTPLCGGEVEVYHDHRIAMSLAVAGSIAQGKEPVVIRDPEIAVISYPHFFDQLAGLGE from the coding sequence GTGGGCCAGAAGAGAGTCATTGATTCGAAAAAGCATCTACAGGGGAGCCTTCGCGTTCCGGGGGATAAATCCATCTCCCACCGGGCCGTCATGCTGGGAAGCATAGCGGAAGGGGAGAGCCGCATTCGGGGTTTCCTGCGAGGGGGAGATACCCTCTCCACCCTCTCCGTTTTCCGTCAATTGGGAGTAGAGGCGGAGGACCGAGGAGAGGAGATCATCCTGCATGGAAGGGGCATATCAGGATTAAAAGAACCCACCCATGTGTTGAACGTAGGCAACTCCGGAACTACGATCCGACTCACCATGGGCATCCTGGCAGGACAGCCCTTTTATTCGGTGCTCGATGGAGATGATTCCATCGCAAGGCGTCCCATGCGAAGGGTGGTGGATCCGCTGCGCCGAATGGGAGCGGAAATCTATGGCCGCCTGGGCGGGGAGCGAACCCCCATCGCCATCCAGGGTCGGCCCCTCCACTCCCTTCATTATACCCTGCCTATGGCAAGCGCCCAGGTGAAATCTGCCTTGATCCTGGCCGCATTAACCGCCGAAGGGGAGAGTGAGATCGTCGAAAAAGTCCCTACCCGGGATCACACGGAGCGGATGCTCCGCTTCTTCGGCGGAGAGATTCGGACGGAACCTCTTTCCCCCGCCAATGCGTCTTCCGATGAGGGACAGCTTCATCCATTCTCCACGGATTCTGGTTTCGAAGAAGGGGGAAGGAGGATCTATGTTCCCGGGGGCATCTCCCTGAAGGGAAGGGAGATTACCGTGCCGGGGGATATCTCCTCGGCCGCCTTCTTTCTAGTCCTGGGCACCATCCATCCCGACGCGGAGCTTCTCGTGGAGGGCGTCGGGGTGAACCCCACTCGTACAGGCATTCTGGACGTTTTGCAAACGATGGGGGCGAAGATCGAGATGAAAAACCGACGGGTGGAAGGGGGAGAACCGGTGGCCGATCTTCTCGTCCGGAGCGCCTCCCTGAAAGGAACCTCCATCGGCGGGGCGATGATTCCCCGGCTCATCGATGAGATTCCCGTCCTGGCCGTGGCAGCAACCCAGGCGGAGGGTACTACCGTGATTCGCGATGCGGAGGAACTGAAGGTGAAAGAATCGGACCGCATTACCGCCATGGTGACGGAGCTAAAGAAGCTGGGGGCCAAGATCGAGGCCACTTCCGACGGCATGGTGATTGAAGGGCCCACCCCCCTCTGCGGAGGAGAAGTGGAGGTATATCACGACCACCGCATCGCCATGTCCCTGGCGGTGGCGGGGAGCATTGCCCAGGGAAAAGAGCCGGTGGTGATCCGGGATCCGGAGATCGCCGTCATCTCCTACCCGCATTTTTTTGATCAACTGGCGGGGTTAGGGGAATAG